ttcatttatttaacacactGTATGTAATGAATTCCATCTCATGCTGATATTAATTACCTGATACAAAGACATTCCATCTCTGTCTAAAGCCAGTCCATGTTACGCAGAAGAAAAATATAAGGAAATTCTGATTCATGGTAATAGTTTTTTAAGCTCCATATTTCATTGCAGCGGACTTCTGTCGCTCTATAGCCCTATCAGTGAACTGGGACACCTCAATAATTGAAAGTGAAATTCAAGCCATGTAAATCAATTCCAGTCAGAAGCCAGTGATACACTCACTGGGCAGAACTGTACACTTCTAGAATATCAGTCTATTTTTTAAACCATGGACTGTACAGGATCTTATTTACCTTTTGATTTCTTAACATCAGtggaataaatattttacacCTACATGCACTTACATTTGTATTGATATActgagaataaataaacaaacaaacaaataaagaggggacaataacaaacaaacaatgaaagatattatttttgtatatggtatttaaaaaccaaataaaatacattaaaaaaaaacaacatgtaaaacAGAGTACATGTTAAAATAGATTATGACGGAGTGACGCTGTTTTCTGTGGTAATGCAGAGGCAAGAGGTTTCCTGTTCCTTTACGTTTAGGTGAAGCTTCAAACTTCTGCAGCTGTGCAAACCGTACTAACCCCAAGTTTCCACTGCAAAGCATGAATGTGTTCCAGTTTACTGCAGCGATGGACTGATAAATTAATCAAACTGCTGCGAAAGTCACTTTGACTCATTTACTGTACGTGGATGTTATCAAGAGTCAGACTGCGAACTTCTTTTATTATCACTCTTGCAATTTCCATTTAAATAGTTTAGATACATGGAAAAtgttaattagataaaaaaaacaacagtgtatAAATAACCTGTGGGTTAGAACTGTGCCATTTGTTTGACAATCAAATGTATTGTAACTTCCTTAAGACATAccctgtattattttatttataataatgattacataaataatgtaaatgtccTGGTTAAAAAATCAAAGAATACCACAGTGCCATGCAAATCAAGCGGCAAAAGGCCCAGTCATATTTTGCCATGCATTACAATGTTCCAACAGCTCAGTTAACCACATTTTACGGAGACAGGTGCTATTCATAAACAAAGCCAACCTCATGGGGAGGAGCTTCCCTTTGTTTTTCTGCCATACTATAAACCATGTATCATTCATGCAGATATAAGAAAAAGTATCTTGACTGAATGCCAAAACATGTTTCTGATTCCTGTGATACTACTTTTACAACTAGGATTCCAAGGTAATGTCATGCtacattatcattttaattttttatgaattatgttattaattatatCTAGAATATTAGATGTTTCTGTAGATAcatataatagtatttaaattaacatatatgtGCAGTTTCTAGTTGCTGTTAACGTTGTgggtctttatagatgctatgaGTGCTGGAATCCAGCGTGAGATTCAGAATGCAAGACTCCAACAGCCGTTTACTTTAAACTGTACCTACAACTGTTCCAGTGGCTTCACTCGTGGTACATGGACATGGGAAGCCACTCCAGCTTGTAGCAAGTGCCACTGGGATCAAAAAAATTCTAAGTTAGGAGACGTGTGCACTGTGAGCTTGCACATACCTCATCTAATTATGGAGCAAACACGTTATAACTATTCATGCTTTTCTGAAGAGAGTGACCGCCCGGGCCTTCCTCGTAAATTGGAGCTTCTGGTAACACTGCAAGTTCATGGTAAGAGGTGTTTGAGTTTACTGCTAACAATGAATaacatataatgtaaaaaaaaaaaaaaatacaaatagaatagttgaatataagtataaatatttcctgaaaatttagtcaccctcaggccatccaagatgtagatgaagtTGTTTCTTTGTCAAGAATAGATTTggagctattcctttaattaatCTAAGGACTTTTCTTACCATTTCTGCAATCATGCTTTATACAGCTGAATCTGAAGGACAAGTAACACCTCCAGAAGCCGGTAAGTCTATAAGTTATGGATCTGTAAGGAATAGTTCTACTCACTGTATTATTTCTAAGGccattattaatttgtattattgtttttgatgttgttttactTGTCTAGATCCATCTCTGAGAGTAAAGTTATATAGGGGTCAGACAGATTCAGATGAGGTGTTTACATCATTTTCCACCATTGAAGTGATGGCAGGAACCTCAGCCAAACTTCACTGTTTCGCCCCTGACAACAATCACTGTGAGGTGCAGTGGGTCAGAGAAAACAGTACCCTCCCCTTGACCAAAATAAGTGACACCATAGTACAGTGGAGTGAAATCAAAGCAGAGGATAATGGACGATACAGGTGCCACACCAAAGGGACCTGCACTGACCAGGCTATCACTGTGGAAATAGAGGTCATCACATCGGGTGAGTGTTTTCACACTTCAAAAATACATCAACCCATTTTCAGATTCACATACAACAAAGTCAATCAAGTCAGCATTTTGCCATACAGATGGATTCGCCTGGGCCAAGGTCTTTGCAGCTTTTGCGGTGTCTGCAGTAGTTATCCTGACAGCCCATCTGGTGTATTTGTGCTACAGAAAAGGATGTAAGATCATGGATTCTGCAAACATAGCCCATGAAAGGTAATCACAATTTTATGTGGAAAATTTATCAGTATGAAACAGCAAGACATATCAAATCTCTTTCATTATCTGGTTTCTTTTAGGGTTACATCCAGAAGTGCTGTGGCGATAAAGCCAATCGCTCAAGGTCTTTctcaatttattataaatataaaaatacaataatatatgtatatatactacctgtcaaaagtttggaataattaaaatttttactgtttctgaaagtctcttatgctcaccaaggttgcatgtttttgatcaaagctacagtaaaaacaataatattgtgaaatattattacaattttaaaatgctgttttctgtattaaactgcacaactgttttcaacattgataataataagaaatgtttattgagcttgagcatcatattagaatgatttctgaaggatcatgtgacactgaagactgaagtaatgatgctgaaaattcagctttgacatcacaggaataaattacaatataattattaaaattaaattaaatatattaaattaatattaaatatattaaattaaaattaatattaaatatattaaaatagaaattattttaaattgtaataatatttcacaatattattcacAATAGTGTATCTGGGACTGGCAGTAACATTTAAGAGTTAACTGgtccacatttttatttatttttttaatcccagACAGCCAGAGTGATCATGAAGTCCCTTATGCTGATATTGTGATCTCCGTGAGAGGATCCAGCAATCCGGATCTACCTGACACCTTTAACCAGACTTCAAAAAATCAAAGACCAGTGAGAattaatattattctaatattcttaaacacacacacacgcagacaaaGTTATTGAGGTAGATTTCACAGGTTTGTTTAATCTCATGGGACCAGATGTGTGACattgtgaatgtgttttgcaGAGATGGAGGGATGAGGCCAGAGCAGGGCTACTGCACGCTTCAGCTGACAGACTGCACATCCACTCTAAAGAGGTCACTAGGAAATTAAGCACAACGTCTGAATATGCTGTAATTACCTATTCCTGTGAGGCTCTTAGTTAGTTACTTCAAAAAAACTGCAtatctgattaaaataaataaataaataaataaataaataaataaatagaaggcAAAATGTGAAAATTGTGAATAGCTGTCTGCCTAATTTCTGTTGtctgtaattaaaaaaactataaaactttgAATGTATGTGTGGACTTGTGTGTGTTATGCTCTTAGAGTCTTGAAGGAAATATTTACTGCATTaaattagctttatatatatatatatatatatatatatatatatatatatatatatatatatatatatatatttttttttttttttttctgtgtcggcagcttttgcttttttattttgatcaggAAGGTCTGTTTGACTTAAAAGAATGGTTTAAGTAATTTATAGTCTAAAGTCCAattccacaataaataaataaataaataatatacacctGAAACACCAGTTCAAAACCCtctaaattgttattattaatgtcaaTTTAAGGATGAACTTAACCCAGACCAACCTATATACCCTGTTTGTTTACTTGTTTCAGAGAACTGGGGCCTATAAGGCTACTGATAAAAGCTTAGAAATTCCCTTGAATTTGTTCATACTTTACACATTTAGCGAGCTTTGAACTCTGAAAGTTGGTTATGCTATTAATATGttcaaaaatattatcatatttaccTGCTTTTGTACACGTTTTGATTCGGTTGGAAAACTATTCAGACTGGATCTTGAATTTAGACAGCTTGACCGATTGACTCGCTATTCGTGAATTCGGACATCGCCGAATTGCAAAGAACTGACAGAAAACACAAGACACAGGACAAGACTGTGAGCGGGCATGTTTCTCAGGTCGGCAATCTCTATCGACAAACATTTATCAGTGACATTGAGCAATGGCTCGAAAAACCTGAGCAAAACAAATCTAGCTTCAAACAAATGTCATGTGATGCAGTTATCATGGTGTCATTTGTTTGGCATGTGTTATAGTTATGCAAATAAGAAATTAAACTGGTAAATCATATCTTAATGATACATAtcatttctatataaaaattCTGCTCCTAAAAACACGTGACCTgaccttttattttaatgtttgacaataaataaatcaaatccagACTACTTGAAATATTTGGTACCTGAGAGACCAGATAAgttacagtaacaaaaaaaaaaaaaaaaaaaaaaatatatatatatatatatatatatatatatatatatatatatatatactagcaAGCAATACTACCTACCCATTTATATTGCATGTGTAAGTAGCTACAATAATACTGGTGTATCCTACTAATGTTTATCCTTTCGAATATGACAATAAAGCTACTTGAATGTGAAACGTTTGACCCTCTCTGCTCTCGGTAGTTGGAACCGCGTGCCAGTTGCATAGCAACGGTTGACAACATTCTACTCGTTTAGAACGGTAAGAAACCTCACACCAGTACACCtgcaaaatgatttaatatatattgatTATCGATTGaccaaaacaagaaaatatgGGGTTGATAACACAAGTGTTACAATATGTCTTTCATTTTACAGAGAGAAAATGCCAGTTTGTCTTTCATTTAGATGATTTTTAGCAGATCAAATGTAATGTCAGAGTCACTATGTGTATATCATGCAGTAAAGCTAAATGAGAAAATCATCTTCTTAATGAGAAAAtcactattaaattatttttgtaattatgtgGAAAACAGTAAATTAGCCAGTAACACCATTAACGTTTTAAAAAGTGTCTTTTCCCTTATTAAACGCAGACCTGAGAGTTGTATAGGATGTCTGTTCCCTTCTCCAACACAAACCTGTGGATCCCTCGAGGCTTTGGGAATTTATTGGAGGGTCTTGCTAAAGAGGTATTGAGAGACCAGCCTGAGGACATCCCAACCTTTGCTACCCTCTACTTCACAAAGCTTCTTAAAGCCAGAGAAGGTGACTGAGATGTTTCCCTTTGAACCTGATGTTTAATAGTTTTTGATGACATATGAATTACTCATATATGAGTTAGTCATTACATGCTTATACAGTATGCCTGTGTCCAAGCCAAAGCAAAGTTGTTTTGTATAAAAGTGCTTGTATTATTGGATCAATTATACTGTCAAAGCATGCTTCAAAAGAATAAATGTACAAAGTAATGTATGCTTTGTTCCAGAAAGTGGCCTAGACCCAGTAGAGTGGGGTGCTAAGTTGGAAGATAGGTTCTACAATAATCACTCATTTAAGGTAgctaacaaaaattattaaacataagGCAACACTTTCTGAAACTTTATAGTTTCTTCTaatgtggtgtttgtgtgtttgttcttctTAAAACAGGGCACA
This portion of the Cyprinus carpio isolate SPL01 chromosome A15, ASM1834038v1, whole genome shotgun sequence genome encodes:
- the LOC109093311 gene encoding uncharacterized protein LOC109093311; translation: MFLIPVILLLQLGFQDAMSAGIQREIQNARLQQPFTLNCTYNCSSGFTRGTWTWEATPACSKCHWDQKNSKLGDVCTVSLHIPHLIMEQTRYNYSCFSEESDRPGLPRKLELLVTLQVHAESEGQVTPPEADPSLRVKLYRGQTDSDEVFTSFSTIEVMAGTSAKLHCFAPDNNHCEVQWVRENSTLPLTKISDTIVQWSEIKAEDNGRYRCHTKGTCTDQAITVEIEVITSDGFAWAKVFAAFAVSAVVILTAHLVYLCYRKGCKIMDSANIAHERVTSRSAVAIKPIAQDSQSDHEVPYADIVISVRGSSNPDLPDTFNQTSKNQRPRWRDEARAGLLHASADRLHIHSKEVTRKLSTTSEYAVITYSCEALS